The genomic interval CAGCTGCAGGGCAGCGAGGCCTTTGCCGGCGTGATACAACATATCTACAAAGCTTCATTGTTCCGTCAGCCCGCCATGCGTGCGCTTTGTTTCGACGTGGTCAGTAAAATGGTAAAATGCGCCTCCGTACACCAGGTAACACGCCCTTTATTGTGTGAACCCGATTCATTGTTGGATGTAGTAACGTCAATATTGTAATGAGAAAGAAAATTTCATCGCTGCTGCTCTTTGCTGAGGCATGGATCTGTATTGCCATTGCCCGTTGCATGCTCGTTTTTATGCCCTTCAGAAAAATAGCGCCCCTGCTGGGTAAAAGTGTGACCGCCGCCAGCACCTCCCATATAAGAACAACACGCCGTCCCAAGCGGATAAAGGCCGCCATCAGAAGGGCCGCGGCCTGCTCGCCATGGCGTGCAAAATGCTTTGAACAGGCACTGGCAGGCAAGATCATGCTTAGTTACAGGAGGATGCCGGGCATTGTTTTCTTCGGCATCAATAAGGTAGGCGATGACCTGCAGGCACACGCCTGGCTGGAAAGTGAAGGTGTGATCATCACCGGCGGAAAAGAGGCTGATCAATTTACTATCATCGCACGTTTCAAAAGCTGATCTGATGAGCGCTATATTCGGTATAATAAATAAGAAGGGGAGTCCCCTGAGCGATGCTGCAGCAGTATTGATCGGCCAGGCCATGCAGCACAGGGCGATAGACGGCCAGCACAGCTGGCGGGAAAATAACGTATTGATCGGCCAGTGTACACTGCGGATGTTCTCTGCACCCGATGCCTGCACGCTGCCATTTGTTACAGAAGATGTGGTGATGGCCGCGGATGTACTGCTTGATAACAGACCTTACCTGCTGGATCAGACCGGCGCCGCAAAGGAGATCTCCGACGAAGGCTTGTTATTATCTGCTTACCGTAAGTGGGGAAACGATTGTGTGCAACACCTGGAAGGAGAGTTTGTATTTTGCGTCTGGCACAGACAACAGCAGCAGCTGTTGATTGCAACCGATCAGCTGGGGTGCAGGGCCCTTTACTACTACGATTCGCCGGAGATGCTGGTCTTCAGTTCAGAGCAGAAAGGCGTTCTGGCGGTAAAGCCCGGACCGCATGTTTTTAATGAGGCCAGCCTCATCGAATACTATTTCCGCCAGTCAGATCCTGCCGGAACTTTTACCAAAGACGTACATGCGTTATGTGCAGGCAATATCCTCACGCTCGATAATGGTACTATACAGCTCAGCAAATACTGGAACCCCGTTCCCGGCAAATATCGTTTTAAGCAACCCGGCGAATGGGCGGACTGTTTAAG from Chitinophaga filiformis carries:
- a CDS encoding lasso peptide biosynthesis B2 protein, whose amino-acid sequence is MRKKISSLLLFAEAWICIAIARCMLVFMPFRKIAPLLGKSVTAASTSHIRTTRRPKRIKAAIRRAAACSPWRAKCFEQALAGKIMLSYRRMPGIVFFGINKVGDDLQAHAWLESEGVIITGGKEADQFTIIARFKS